From Halobacteriovorax sp. HLS, the proteins below share one genomic window:
- the pyk gene encoding pyruvate kinase codes for MRRAKIIATLGPSSNTIDQIQKLIETGMNVCRVNMSHGTHESHKELIANIRKASALAKKEVAILADLQGPKIRVDKLATNLELKDDSVWVIGPSSVQDKYPEYKDCYIPTIYEKLVDDCFDGARILFDDGLMIAEAIERDREVYKIKVSVGGILKSNKGINLPDCDVSAPSFTEKDKADLMFALTQNIDYIALSFVRKREDIQQVKTLLHDLKINIPIISKIEKPQAIDNIEGILDVTDVIMVARGDMGVEVGNHLVPSIQKKLIKLCNERGIPVITATQMLESMTHNPTPTRAEASDVANAIWDGTDAVMLSGETASGSYPVEAVRTMVQIILDAEQSPKERPLLRHVDLSSVHASVMVAASLIGEKVFAKRILAVTDTGTSCLKLAKFRPDTPCLGVTSKEATARRMCLYWGIEPFLLKGYSEDSFNFQEHVIEEVKNLLGLVNGDKLVITRGDGKFFSAGSSNSVKVEIIKDTPKVLGSDEALEEASDDKKKILLDHNICATCQRCVEICPHGIWVVDKVTKDTNLNADQISHCKMDMECVEACPTGAIEIISSFT; via the coding sequence ATGAGAAGAGCAAAAATTATTGCGACCCTAGGACCATCTTCAAATACCATCGATCAAATTCAAAAATTAATTGAAACAGGAATGAATGTTTGCCGTGTGAATATGAGCCATGGAACTCATGAATCTCATAAAGAGTTAATCGCAAATATTAGAAAGGCATCAGCTCTTGCAAAGAAAGAGGTGGCAATTTTAGCGGACCTGCAGGGACCAAAGATTAGAGTTGATAAGTTAGCAACTAACCTTGAATTAAAAGATGACTCTGTTTGGGTTATTGGGCCATCTAGTGTTCAAGACAAGTATCCAGAATACAAAGACTGCTATATCCCTACGATCTATGAAAAACTAGTTGATGACTGCTTTGATGGAGCTAGAATTCTCTTTGATGATGGTCTTATGATAGCTGAAGCGATCGAGAGAGACAGAGAAGTTTACAAAATAAAAGTTAGCGTAGGTGGGATTCTGAAATCTAACAAAGGGATTAACTTGCCTGATTGTGACGTCTCAGCACCCAGCTTTACTGAGAAAGATAAAGCTGATTTGATGTTTGCACTTACCCAAAATATTGATTACATCGCTCTTTCATTTGTAAGAAAGAGAGAAGATATACAACAAGTAAAAACTCTCTTACACGATTTAAAGATTAATATTCCTATTATTTCTAAAATTGAAAAACCTCAGGCCATTGATAATATCGAAGGAATTCTTGATGTTACCGATGTCATCATGGTTGCAAGAGGAGATATGGGAGTCGAGGTCGGAAATCACCTTGTACCTTCTATTCAGAAAAAATTGATTAAGCTCTGTAATGAAAGAGGAATTCCTGTTATCACGGCGACTCAAATGTTAGAGAGTATGACCCATAATCCTACACCAACAAGAGCTGAGGCCTCAGATGTAGCCAATGCTATCTGGGATGGAACAGATGCCGTTATGTTATCTGGGGAGACGGCTTCGGGAAGCTATCCGGTAGAGGCCGTAAGAACAATGGTTCAAATTATTTTGGATGCTGAGCAAAGTCCAAAAGAGAGACCACTGCTAAGGCATGTTGATCTATCCAGTGTTCATGCCTCTGTTATGGTTGCAGCTTCTCTTATTGGGGAGAAAGTTTTTGCAAAGAGAATCTTGGCCGTTACTGATACTGGAACTTCTTGTTTAAAGCTTGCTAAATTTAGACCTGATACGCCGTGTTTAGGGGTAACATCAAAAGAAGCGACAGCTCGAAGAATGTGCCTTTATTGGGGAATAGAGCCTTTTTTATTAAAAGGATACTCTGAAGATTCATTTAATTTTCAAGAACACGTTATAGAAGAAGTTAAAAACTTATTGGGACTTGTTAATGGAGATAAACTCGTCATCACTCGAGGAGATGGGAAGTTTTTCTCTGCGGGAAGTTCAAATTCTGTGAAAGTTGAAATTATTAAAGATACCCCTAAAGTTCTGGGAAGTGATGAGGCCCTTGAAGAAGCGTCTGATGATAAAAAAAAAATTCTCTTAGATCATAATATTTGCGCGACTTGCCAGAGATGTGTTGAGATTTGTCCACATGGGATTTGGGTTGTAGATAAGGTGACTAAAGATACCAACTTAAATGCTGATCAAATCTCACATTGTAAGATGGATATGGAATGCGTTGAGGCCTGTCCGACAGGAGCAATAGAAATTATTTCTAGTTTTACTTAA
- a CDS encoding ATP-binding protein, with protein sequence MNDHEDRTSSIENTSAFSSLSKAIIFKIIAMSSLITILSTGIQLYRDYSNNVSAVEKEMNSVSNLIVPELSYNLWHLDIKALNMQLHSLSSTGEFSYVELIYDGKALVSGNEEEFTRKKEKTWPLIYSYKGEQRKLGSLRVVTDLDPYINHVLDTAIFILIANFIKTFIVAFAMIYILRMHVMTHLNLLSSKLKNFKLDNLETEDIKLNRPKNENIDELDIVVDSVNRMRRNLYSDLVKMEEDRRENEDLTHRLNQSQKMEALGRLAGGIAHDFNNILHLMMGSAEQCVYYLESKKYDKLEKYLNNIVEFAERGDKLIRQILMYTHQKKVEHKEIELVGVIQGALDMMRSTLPANIKINFDFEKNVSICGDVTQMQQIIMNFCTNARDSIDKKNGIINISIKDNPQTNMVKIYIEDNGSGISKELQAKIYEPYFSTKPVNKGTGMGLSIIQSIIQQMNGTIELISEEGKGATFVLTLPIFKQDSSSQPALEDARSTSQNSLKDKRVLILDDEEYIANLHRDFIERHDAQVRMYTSPKKALEDLLAGLEIDVVLADLSMPEMSGLEFAKEYSANGGKAPIILLTGHEENILSESNLSDHNIEEVLLKPINLDELLDVLVTI encoded by the coding sequence ATGAATGATCATGAAGATAGAACTTCTTCTATAGAAAATACAAGTGCATTTTCGTCACTAAGTAAGGCCATAATTTTTAAAATTATAGCTATGAGTTCTTTAATTACTATTTTGAGTACAGGTATACAGCTGTATCGAGACTATTCTAATAATGTCTCTGCTGTTGAAAAAGAAATGAATAGTGTCTCGAATTTAATTGTTCCTGAATTATCTTATAACTTATGGCATCTAGACATTAAAGCTTTGAATATGCAGCTCCATTCACTCTCTTCGACTGGAGAGTTTAGTTATGTTGAACTTATTTATGATGGAAAGGCCTTAGTTTCTGGAAATGAAGAGGAGTTTACGAGAAAGAAAGAGAAAACCTGGCCTCTTATTTACTCTTATAAAGGAGAGCAAAGAAAGTTAGGTTCACTAAGAGTTGTTACCGATCTCGATCCATATATTAACCATGTTCTTGATACTGCTATTTTTATTCTGATTGCGAACTTTATCAAAACTTTCATTGTTGCCTTTGCAATGATTTATATTTTAAGAATGCACGTGATGACTCATTTGAACTTACTTTCTTCCAAACTTAAAAACTTTAAGTTAGATAATCTCGAAACAGAGGACATAAAGTTAAATAGACCGAAGAATGAAAATATAGATGAGCTAGATATTGTTGTTGATTCTGTTAATCGAATGAGAAGAAATCTTTATTCAGACCTTGTGAAGATGGAAGAAGATAGAAGGGAGAATGAAGACCTTACCCATAGGTTAAATCAATCTCAAAAAATGGAAGCGCTTGGTCGTCTTGCAGGTGGGATTGCTCATGACTTTAACAATATTCTTCATTTGATGATGGGATCAGCTGAACAATGTGTTTATTATCTTGAAAGCAAGAAATACGATAAATTAGAAAAGTACTTAAATAATATTGTAGAGTTTGCAGAAAGAGGGGATAAGCTCATTAGGCAAATTCTAATGTATACACATCAAAAGAAAGTTGAGCATAAAGAGATTGAGTTAGTTGGGGTTATTCAAGGTGCTCTCGATATGATGAGATCCACATTGCCTGCAAATATTAAAATTAACTTCGACTTTGAAAAAAATGTTTCTATTTGTGGTGATGTTACGCAGATGCAACAGATCATTATGAACTTCTGTACCAATGCACGAGATTCTATTGATAAGAAAAATGGTATTATTAATATTTCAATTAAAGACAATCCTCAAACAAATATGGTTAAGATTTATATTGAAGATAATGGTTCAGGTATCTCAAAGGAACTTCAGGCCAAGATCTATGAGCCATACTTTTCTACTAAGCCCGTTAATAAGGGAACAGGTATGGGGCTTTCAATTATTCAATCAATTATTCAACAAATGAATGGAACAATTGAATTAATAAGTGAAGAGGGCAAGGGTGCCACATTCGTGTTAACACTACCAATCTTTAAACAGGACTCTTCTTCGCAACCAGCTTTAGAAGATGCGAGAAGCACAAGTCAAAACTCTCTTAAAGATAAGAGAGTACTTATCTTAGATGATGAAGAATATATTGCTAACCTTCATCGTGATTTCATTGAGCGGCACGATGCTCAAGTTAGAATGTATACTTCCCCGAAAAAAGCTCTCGAAGACCTTCTCGCAGGACTTGAGATTGACGTTGTTTTGGCAGATTTATCAATGCCTGAGATGTCAGGGCTTGAGTTTGCGAAAGAGTATAGTGCTAATGGAGGAAAAGCTCCTATCATTCTACTAACTGGACATGAAGAAAATATTCTATCAGAAAGTAATTTGAGTGATCACAATATTGAAGAAGTACTCTTAAAGCCAATAAACCTAGATGAGTTATTGGATGTTTTAGTAACTATATAA
- a CDS encoding endonuclease I family protein, translating to MKSSLIVFFTFFLLTTLTQASTREGIRLMTMKNHHALEYAQVKKLLFSIVDNIKGQVCSAYTPSQCKERYQRDINQALDSKSHQNFKLNIEHTWPQSKGAKELPANSDMHHLFVTSKESNSKRANLPFCDAVYDYWQMDGSIQGFDNFSQDCFEAQDLHKGNVARAMFYFSIRYNYPIDSHQESVLRSWHELDPVDQREIERNLIIQKLQGNLNPFITDPNFVNLIKDF from the coding sequence ATGAAATCTTCTCTTATAGTATTTTTCACCTTCTTTCTCTTAACAACGCTTACGCAAGCCTCCACTAGAGAAGGTATTAGACTGATGACTATGAAGAATCATCATGCTTTAGAATACGCGCAAGTTAAGAAGCTTTTATTTTCAATAGTGGACAATATAAAGGGACAAGTCTGTAGCGCCTACACTCCTAGCCAATGCAAAGAGAGATACCAAAGAGATATTAATCAAGCTCTCGACAGTAAGTCTCATCAAAACTTTAAACTAAATATCGAACACACCTGGCCTCAATCTAAAGGAGCAAAAGAGCTTCCTGCAAATAGTGATATGCACCACCTCTTTGTTACAAGTAAAGAGTCTAATAGCAAAAGAGCGAATCTTCCATTTTGTGATGCTGTATACGACTACTGGCAAATGGATGGAAGTATCCAAGGTTTTGATAACTTTTCACAGGACTGCTTTGAAGCTCAAGACCTTCATAAAGGAAATGTGGCCAGAGCAATGTTCTACTTTTCTATTAGATACAACTATCCTATCGATTCTCATCAAGAAAGTGTCCTTAGAAGCTGGCATGAATTAGACCCTGTAGATCAAAGAGAGATTGAAAGAAATTTAATCATTCAAAAACTACAAGGAAACTTAAATCCATTTATAACAGACCCGAACTTCGTTAATTTAATAAAAGACTTTTAA
- a CDS encoding ABC transporter ATP-binding protein, giving the protein MSQKYMNTSKIKWSNFLAFKGAYLLLAFIGLCLIISAALGSFVPSMIADLSASYDQEELFFQSIKNLFYLFLGVYFNRALYQLGINKFVKLLVQNVRSWCYEKWLLSYEIQEGDTGHEEKYPQGEIISRIVNDTESVRELVTSGTFGIFIDLFFVVSCMLSFVKINTVMGGALVASQVGAAILLVWGSKYMRTVFLSVRKSRGDVYQTVANLVGGFEETYFTNHGNFASKKSEGVFDDYLGKILKSNIWDSGYYSIAESLYPLLLALVVIIFPFSGITEAAIILVIVDLIQRSIGPVKDIAGKIANVQRAASGIDRISEFMEDLEKTVSSPRDFLKKDMSVKNMSVSVDSFAYPKRSEDEIAFSLNNINFFASRGDVVGIVGISGCGKSTLLKILSGNIIAPNSNIELVGEGETVNFPGAGFEDVIRYRELVGIVSQESHIFSESVAFNICLCEKIPQSFIEFWQWVEEQIPYLVNVWGINYESVLDQKTISLGQKQLLSAIRSCYLKKPVVLFDEVSSGLDSELELALRKVVELIQKQSLTFVVAHRLETVIGANQIIVMDNGSVVDKGSHSELLQRCTIYGQFLQELSH; this is encoded by the coding sequence ATGAGTCAAAAATATATGAATACTTCAAAAATCAAATGGTCTAATTTTTTAGCTTTTAAAGGAGCTTATCTTCTTTTAGCATTTATTGGACTATGTTTAATTATATCTGCTGCTTTAGGTTCTTTTGTTCCTTCAATGATTGCCGACTTGTCTGCAAGCTATGATCAGGAAGAACTCTTTTTTCAAAGTATAAAAAACTTATTTTATCTTTTTTTGGGTGTTTATTTTAATAGAGCATTATATCAACTCGGCATCAACAAATTTGTAAAACTACTGGTACAAAATGTTAGAAGTTGGTGTTACGAAAAGTGGCTGCTAAGTTATGAGATTCAAGAAGGGGATACTGGACATGAGGAAAAATATCCACAAGGTGAAATTATAAGCCGTATTGTTAATGACACTGAATCTGTCAGAGAGCTTGTGACTTCAGGAACATTTGGAATATTTATTGATCTTTTCTTTGTTGTGTCTTGCATGCTGAGCTTTGTTAAAATAAATACTGTAATGGGTGGGGCATTGGTAGCTTCTCAAGTAGGAGCTGCAATTCTTCTAGTATGGGGGAGTAAGTATATGCGTACTGTCTTTTTGTCTGTTCGAAAGTCTAGAGGAGATGTATATCAAACGGTGGCAAACTTAGTTGGAGGGTTTGAAGAAACTTATTTCACTAATCATGGAAACTTTGCCTCAAAAAAATCAGAAGGTGTTTTCGATGACTATCTTGGTAAAATTTTAAAATCTAATATATGGGACTCGGGTTATTATTCAATTGCTGAGTCTCTCTATCCACTTCTACTTGCTCTTGTTGTTATCATTTTCCCTTTTAGTGGAATTACAGAGGCGGCAATAATATTAGTTATTGTGGATTTAATTCAAAGATCTATTGGCCCAGTTAAGGACATCGCAGGAAAAATTGCAAATGTGCAAAGAGCGGCCAGCGGGATTGATAGAATAAGTGAGTTTATGGAAGACTTAGAAAAGACGGTATCTTCACCAAGGGACTTTCTTAAAAAAGATATGTCAGTAAAAAATATGTCCGTCTCTGTAGACTCATTCGCGTACCCAAAGAGAAGCGAAGATGAAATCGCTTTTTCTTTAAATAATATAAATTTCTTCGCTTCAAGAGGGGATGTCGTAGGAATTGTTGGAATTTCTGGCTGTGGTAAATCTACCTTACTCAAAATCTTAAGTGGAAATATAATCGCTCCCAATTCAAATATAGAGCTAGTAGGCGAGGGGGAGACAGTCAACTTTCCTGGGGCCGGATTTGAAGACGTCATTCGCTACCGAGAACTTGTAGGGATCGTCTCTCAAGAATCTCATATTTTTTCTGAATCAGTTGCCTTTAATATATGTCTTTGTGAGAAAATTCCTCAGAGTTTTATTGAGTTCTGGCAATGGGTGGAAGAACAAATTCCTTATCTCGTAAATGTTTGGGGGATTAATTATGAAAGTGTTCTAGATCAAAAAACAATTTCTTTGGGGCAAAAGCAACTTCTTTCTGCGATTAGGTCGTGTTATTTGAAAAAACCAGTAGTCCTTTTTGATGAAGTGTCTTCAGGGTTAGACTCAGAACTAGAACTCGCTTTGAGAAAAGTGGTTGAACTTATTCAAAAACAGTCTTTGACATTTGTTGTTGCACATCGATTAGAGACAGTCATTGGGGCAAATCAAATCATTGTTATGGATAATGGTTCAGTTGTAGACAAGGGGAGTCATTCGGAACTTCTACAAAGGTGTACTATTTATGGCCAATTTCTACAAGAGTTGAGTCATTAA
- a CDS encoding alpha/beta fold hydrolase: MSIKIIKSKLSYLDQTINAMVFIPSEDRPLAKSIAVFTHGYTSHKASILSWCTRLAEEGVANIVFDLPGHYLGSYNEVSNFEMFTSEAPKLFIQAKGHLEEVIGEQSLELQKHFTSIHIKTVLGGHSLGALLSLIALEGDFFSPERTQSVCVGLGMPPEGVTHIFDTPFYKSTLNVRRQLVSSAISPEKIFPWIKERKEKLKLSGRRIHFITGSDDVVVGKEGSEIMRDYLIKDNEVTVDRPNKIPHHMPELAAPHIKKYLKDQGLI, translated from the coding sequence ATGAGTATTAAAATTATAAAATCCAAATTATCTTATTTAGACCAGACTATTAATGCAATGGTCTTCATCCCCTCTGAAGATCGTCCACTAGCAAAGAGTATCGCAGTATTTACGCATGGCTATACTTCTCATAAAGCAAGTATTCTTAGTTGGTGTACAAGACTAGCAGAAGAAGGGGTTGCAAATATCGTTTTTGACTTACCTGGTCATTACCTTGGTAGCTACAACGAAGTCTCTAACTTCGAAATGTTTACTTCTGAAGCTCCTAAGTTATTTATTCAGGCGAAGGGCCATTTAGAAGAAGTTATTGGGGAACAAAGCCTCGAGCTACAAAAACACTTTACATCGATTCATATTAAAACAGTCCTTGGAGGTCACTCTCTAGGAGCATTACTATCTTTAATTGCCTTAGAAGGGGATTTCTTTAGCCCTGAACGTACTCAATCTGTCTGTGTAGGCCTTGGAATGCCTCCTGAAGGAGTTACTCATATCTTTGATACTCCTTTTTATAAATCGACTTTAAACGTTCGTAGACAACTGGTCTCAAGTGCAATATCTCCAGAGAAGATCTTTCCTTGGATTAAAGAAAGAAAAGAGAAGTTAAAACTGAGTGGTCGCAGGATTCACTTCATCACTGGTAGCGATGACGTAGTTGTTGGAAAAGAAGGAAGTGAAATTATGAGAGACTATCTCATAAAAGATAATGAAGTGACTGTCGATAGGCCAAATAAGATACCTCATCATATGCCAGAACTTGCTGCTCCACATATAAAGAAATATCTTAAGGACCAAGGTCTTATATAG
- a CDS encoding epoxyqueuosine reductase, whose translation MKIDLDKILTSSILDRMNIVDWGLTRNPSPISFDKYDDWVQKGHHGNLKYLEGERKDKRKSLLSIFPEFQSALVFQFSYAQDKFELDKFYESAESNGLRIGGYVFGYDGVDYHHKLKEDLEEIGCLLQASYPGLEYKLSLDIQPVLERDLAYRAGLGWFGKNSMFISKKEGSFFLIGSLLLNRDVEGQEVVGETDHCGQCTRCADACPTDAIDIATRTITSSKCISTYTIEEFKDNAIAPKGMERSRGEIFGCDICQDVCPWNTRLKRVGKYNKTSDESPEKSFIKKYFLTRPLPDIIEDLKLLSNRKYQKIFFATPLQRTGRVGMLKNLLFYSNKKNNS comes from the coding sequence ATGAAAATAGACCTTGATAAAATATTAACTTCATCAATTTTAGATAGGATGAATATTGTAGACTGGGGACTAACTAGAAATCCAAGTCCAATATCCTTTGATAAGTATGATGATTGGGTTCAAAAGGGCCATCATGGTAATTTAAAGTATCTTGAAGGAGAAAGAAAAGATAAACGAAAAAGTTTACTCTCTATTTTTCCTGAGTTCCAATCTGCGCTTGTTTTTCAATTTTCATATGCTCAAGATAAATTTGAATTGGATAAATTCTATGAATCGGCCGAAAGTAACGGATTGAGAATTGGCGGATATGTCTTTGGGTATGACGGAGTTGACTATCATCATAAGTTAAAAGAAGACCTTGAAGAAATTGGCTGCCTATTGCAAGCTAGCTACCCTGGCCTTGAGTACAAATTATCTCTCGACATTCAGCCCGTTTTAGAAAGAGATCTTGCCTATAGAGCAGGCCTTGGATGGTTTGGAAAAAATAGTATGTTTATTTCTAAAAAGGAGGGGAGTTTCTTTCTGATTGGGTCTCTTTTACTTAATAGAGACGTTGAGGGCCAAGAAGTAGTCGGAGAAACTGACCATTGTGGTCAATGCACAAGGTGTGCTGATGCGTGTCCAACTGATGCTATTGACATTGCCACACGTACAATCACTTCTTCTAAATGTATTAGTACATATACAATTGAAGAATTCAAGGATAACGCTATAGCTCCGAAAGGAATGGAAAGAAGTAGAGGGGAAATATTTGGTTGTGATATTTGCCAAGATGTTTGTCCCTGGAATACAAGACTAAAGAGAGTTGGTAAATATAATAAGACCTCTGATGAATCTCCTGAGAAGTCTTTTATTAAGAAATATTTCTTAACTAGACCACTGCCAGATATAATTGAGGACTTAAAGCTATTATCAAATCGAAAGTATCAGAAAATATTTTTTGCAACACCTCTTCAAAGAACAGGGAGAGTCGGAATGCTCAAAAACTTACTTTTTTACTCCAATAAAAAAAACAATTCTTAA
- a CDS encoding DsbA family protein yields the protein MKKNIFSTLSVATLALVLFYSCSKTVESKPAFLFKAAPDQSAGVKVGSQVISQSELFKGIEADLYDAEMKVFEIKMNTMKAKVVEILMDQDPKKKGLSNDEYLEKYVTNKITISNKQIDAFVAERKIPKEHLNDQMKSRIKQFLLIEEKKKAVDTWLAAKTKKTPVEIYFKKPERPVFAVNAGDSPFMGSADAKVTIVEFSDFQCPFCSKGATIMHEIKKKYGNKVKIVFKDFPLPFHNHAKLAAQAGLCVHEQDKGKFWTMHDKMFADQTKLDREGLVNSAKSLKIKMDQFTKCLDTGKYASKVEATMEEGKSVGVKSTPTFFVNGKMINGAHPVEVFSELIDQEMAK from the coding sequence ATGAAAAAGAATATTTTTTCAACACTTTCTGTAGCCACGCTGGCGTTAGTTCTTTTCTATTCATGTTCAAAAACAGTTGAGTCGAAACCTGCTTTTCTTTTTAAGGCCGCTCCGGATCAATCAGCTGGAGTTAAAGTAGGGTCGCAGGTAATTTCTCAAAGCGAACTTTTTAAAGGAATTGAAGCCGACTTGTACGATGCTGAAATGAAAGTTTTTGAAATAAAAATGAATACAATGAAAGCAAAAGTTGTAGAAATTTTAATGGATCAGGACCCTAAGAAAAAAGGCCTTTCTAACGATGAGTATTTAGAAAAGTATGTAACTAATAAGATTACTATTTCTAATAAGCAAATTGATGCTTTCGTTGCGGAAAGAAAAATTCCAAAAGAGCATTTGAATGATCAAATGAAAAGTAGAATTAAGCAATTCCTACTTATAGAAGAGAAAAAGAAAGCAGTTGATACTTGGCTTGCAGCTAAGACTAAAAAGACACCGGTTGAAATTTATTTTAAAAAACCAGAAAGACCAGTATTCGCAGTTAATGCAGGAGATTCTCCTTTTATGGGAAGTGCCGATGCAAAAGTAACAATTGTCGAATTTTCAGACTTTCAGTGCCCATTTTGTTCAAAAGGAGCAACTATCATGCATGAAATTAAGAAGAAGTATGGAAATAAAGTAAAGATTGTTTTCAAAGACTTTCCTCTTCCATTTCATAACCATGCAAAACTGGCGGCTCAAGCTGGACTTTGCGTTCATGAACAAGATAAGGGAAAGTTTTGGACTATGCATGACAAAATGTTTGCTGATCAAACTAAGTTAGATAGAGAAGGGCTTGTAAATTCAGCTAAGAGCTTAAAAATTAAAATGGACCAATTTACAAAGTGTCTTGATACTGGAAAGTATGCTTCTAAGGTTGAAGCGACTATGGAAGAAGGTAAGAGTGTTGGAGTTAAGTCAACACCAACTTTCTTTGTAAATGGAAAGATGATAAATGGAGCTCATCCAGTGGAAGTTTTTTCCGAGTTAATTGATCAGGAAATGGCTAAGTAA
- a CDS encoding ABC transporter ATP-binding protein, whose amino-acid sequence MKNRLDVGLLGLLKNQFIEFLPWYLSAFVALYGTHYIQSELPFLAKQLADFVMSETGKINTIQFVYLSLGIIVFRTSSRLLFFYPARVLQKFLRIEAIRRLESANPIRYKKFSAGQLFQTVGNDLEEVRALVGFALLQVANIIIAMSVLIPKLSKFNSKLLLALLPVFVSFVFFTIIVSRNKKYYRKTQDLQGEVQNFIMESYTGKKTIKNYHSEDSFIKLFERHSFSELYNFYKAGNNIAFSIPLVPLGVGISLLWGAYIIKMESLGASSLILFSGFVFLFLEPMMFLSWIGVVFARSAGAWSRIKELMTSIDRPSEQEVKMKRVNSNLEDSKFNIEFWDEEILLDLPKNSWNVFVGQTGCGKTEVIKQVASILRLRGKSISYVAQNPYLYNDSIRSNIFLGNEVTKEKEDQAYDLLQLFGLDYLESTRSGLFDLEVGEHGKRLSGGQAKRLCLVRSLMSNGEIIIWDDPFSSVDLILEKQIFSKLKDHPLSQNRTFVLSSHRLTTVKLSNYAIYLDKDLGLVDNGYIENILTNESKIYEYFKNQMV is encoded by the coding sequence ATGAAAAATAGACTCGACGTAGGGCTACTTGGCCTATTAAAAAATCAATTTATTGAATTTCTTCCATGGTATTTAAGTGCGTTTGTCGCACTATATGGAACTCATTATATTCAAAGTGAGTTGCCATTTTTAGCAAAGCAGTTGGCCGATTTCGTTATGAGTGAAACGGGTAAAATTAATACAATTCAGTTCGTTTATCTCTCATTAGGAATAATTGTTTTTAGAACTTCCTCAAGGCTACTCTTTTTCTACCCAGCTCGTGTGCTTCAAAAATTTCTAAGAATTGAGGCCATAAGAAGATTAGAAAGTGCTAATCCAATTCGTTACAAGAAGTTTAGTGCTGGACAACTATTTCAAACTGTCGGTAATGATCTCGAAGAAGTCAGAGCATTAGTTGGCTTTGCTCTTTTACAAGTTGCAAATATTATTATCGCGATGAGTGTTCTTATTCCTAAACTTTCAAAGTTTAACTCAAAGCTGCTATTGGCATTGCTTCCTGTTTTTGTTTCGTTTGTATTTTTCACCATTATTGTAAGTCGAAATAAGAAGTACTATAGAAAAACCCAAGACTTGCAAGGTGAAGTTCAAAACTTCATTATGGAATCCTATACTGGAAAGAAAACTATTAAGAATTATCATTCAGAAGATTCTTTTATAAAGTTATTTGAAAGACATTCTTTTTCTGAATTATATAATTTCTATAAAGCAGGTAACAATATTGCTTTCTCTATCCCTTTAGTACCTCTCGGTGTCGGCATCTCGTTACTGTGGGGAGCTTATATTATTAAAATGGAATCCCTGGGAGCATCCTCCCTTATATTATTTTCTGGTTTCGTATTTCTCTTTTTAGAGCCGATGATGTTTCTTTCATGGATAGGGGTCGTCTTTGCAAGGTCTGCTGGAGCTTGGTCAAGAATTAAGGAACTTATGACTTCAATTGATAGACCTTCCGAGCAAGAAGTTAAAATGAAGAGAGTAAACTCAAACTTAGAAGATAGTAAGTTCAATATAGAATTTTGGGATGAAGAAATTCTTTTGGATTTACCTAAAAATTCGTGGAACGTATTTGTCGGACAAACTGGCTGTGGTAAAACTGAAGTCATTAAGCAAGTCGCAAGTATTTTAAGGCTTCGTGGAAAATCTATTTCTTACGTAGCTCAAAACCCTTACCTTTATAATGACTCTATAAGGTCTAATATTTTCTTAGGTAATGAGGTGACTAAAGAAAAAGAAGATCAAGCTTATGATCTATTACAGCTCTTTGGATTAGATTATTTGGAATCGACTAGAAGCGGGTTATTTGATCTTGAAGTAGGAGAGCATGGAAAACGTCTCTCTGGCGGTCAGGCAAAGAGATTATGCTTAGTCAGAAGCCTCATGTCTAATGGTGAGATCATTATATGGGACGACCCTTTTTCCTCTGTCGATTTAATTTTAGAGAAGCAAATTTTTTCTAAACTAAAAGATCATCCTCTATCACAGAATAGAACTTTTGTTTTAAGCTCTCATCGCTTAACAACTGTAAAGCTTTCTAACTATGCTATCTATCTAGATAAAGATTTAGGTCTTGTTGATAATGGTTATATTGAAAATATATTAACAAATGAGTCAAAAATATATGAATACTTCAAAAATCAAATGGTCTAA